GGAAAACGATGGACAAACATTTTTTTGGCCACCTTTAAAGATTTTTCCTTGCTTACCGCCAGCTCCATCTGTCGCTTCAAATTCCGTGTATCTGCTGTGGGTAAAAAACCGGCCGCATAGAACAGCAATGAATCCTCACCCACCCAACAAATGGAGCAATTTGCAGCAACCGCTGTTTTTACAGCTTCATGGGTTATACTGGTTCCGGGTCCAAGAAGCAGGGTGTTTAAAGTTGCTACAGGCAATCTGACCACATGGCATTCTGAATCAATCCATTTGACACTGCTGTCATCAATTTCCAAACGCCCGCGCTCCAAGTAGATAAATGGGTATTTGTCTTTAACCTGGGGCAGGGATTCTCTGGTTACCTTGATGAACAAACGGTTTTTTGCCATAGATCAATCCATTCTAATTACTGTCACCCGGCGGTCACGATATTTTTTTTCCGGTCCAAATTGTAGCGGCACATCATCCAAAGTAAATATCTCATCTCCATCGTGCTCTCCTTGAAGCACTTTGAATTCAGGTGTCCGGTTTTTTTCCCTGGCGAGGTCATCCGACATATTGAATGCATCCTCTGCTGCCGAAAATTCACCCTGGAAAATATATTCGGTCGGTGCACAGGTTTTACGGCCCAGATACAATTCCCAAACAGGCTGTTTCAAACAATTTACCACATTTTTCAATTCAGAAGATGGCACTTGTGTTGCCGCCGCAAATGCCATGTCCTGAATATAGTAGCGGTAGGTAATTTTGGTTCCGCCGCCAACCGCTTTTGTACCATCATTTTTTTTCGGTACAAGCAGATTCTGCCAAGGATCACTGATATCATATCCGCTTCCCACCATATGAAAATCTCGTAAAAGCGGTTCTCCGCTCGCTGGGTTATTTTCGGCTGCCATCCGCTTGTATGCTACGACCTGCAGATCAAGATCAGCAAATTGCGCCAGCCGTTCTTTTTGTTGTCCTCCTGCACCAAGCGCGCAGAAAATAAGGCCCAGTAATCCGGATTTGGTGGGAAAATCAAGGGTTTCCCTTCTGCCAAACTTTGAATCATATCCCCAGGCCTGGAGAGGCGCCTCCAACCATAGAAGTATATATGGATCAGGCATGTGTTTTCCTTTAGCTGATGTGGGTTTGTAATGATTGAATTAAATTATCCAGATTGAATGTTTCATCTTCCCCCCACTCATAATCACCTATTTTGCCATATACTGACCCGGACAATTTTTCTTTTTTGTCGATGTAGGTTTTCAGGTAATCGATACTGGGCGCAAGATATCCTCCTGACTTAGGCTGAATCGGTGTTTCAAACGGAATTTGCAGCCGTTGCCCCTTTCGCACGAGTACCTTTGCAAATTCCCAGGGGGAAGCCCCTGACTGGGTTGCCTGCCGGGCCCCGGGTACGGCCAGATACAAAGCTTTTGTAAAAACTTCCACCGCTTTTTTGAGTTCTTCATTGTCCAATGTTTGAGCGAGTTGCCCCAAGTCAAGACTGATATATCGGTAATATGTTGCCGAATTAAATTCCAGACTTCCCATATGAGCCGAACCCGGTTCATCTTGAAGATCATCCACAGCAGTGAAAAACTCGACCTCGTTACTGACCTTATGCGTAGAGATTGCATGGGAAAATGAACAGGCTGCTTCGATATTCAATTCAGGGGCCTTGGCGATCATGCGCCCGAAAAGAGCGATATCCAAAGCATCAAGATTTTTGTTGACGACTTTTTTTGAAATTTTTTTAAGATCATTTGCTTTGATTTTGTCTGGTTGGAAATCAAATTTTCGTGCATGCTCGGCAAACGCTTCCGCCTCCTTGTCGCTGAAAAAAAGCAAGGTATCATCACTGAATTCTTTGGCAATTTTTTCCCCGCAAGCCAATGCTGCTTCCTCATCAGCACTTGCATTCAAGCAGGCTTTGGCAATATATTTTGCCACTTTTTTGGTCCTTGTGCCCAATTTAACTCCCAGTTCTGCCATGGTCAACCGAACCTGACGTTTCCAGCATTGTGAACTGACACGAGCCCTGGTAACACCTCCGATGATGGCGGTTTTGGGAGCACCAACATCATCACGGTTCAGGCAGGTAACAGGAAACGATTGCAGGATATGATACTCAATGCGCATACTTTCAAAAAAAGATTTCATGGTTGTGTCCTCATCATTAAAACAGGTTATTTGATTGTGGTACAATTTGGAGCAGACCGCAGCCAAAGGCACGCCCCCGGCCAATCCCCTGCTGAAAAGCAGTGGAAAATTTTTCTTTGTCAACGACTTGAATAACCCCCTCCATGGTGGCTTTGGAAAGAGTAATCAAATGATGGTTTTTGTTTTTGAACTGCAGAACATCCATCTTGTTGACCTGCAAATGCCGGTTGTTTGCCGAGAATCCCCAGCTTTTTTCAGATCTGTCCATAAACCATTTCATGACAGCATCCCGGGTTTTCATGGGAATCAGCCGGCGTGTTTTATTATCCCTTATGCAAGGATTCATAATGACCTTGAAGCGATAAGTTTTGTGATCAAGGAAAGCGGAATCAATTTTTTTGGTTTCAACCGAACCATATCGGCCTTCGACCTGAGAGGCAGGCATCCGATCCGATACCATCAGAATCTGCCTCCCATAAAAAGTACCTCCCTGATCTGCATATACAATACCACTTTGCCGGGCCGCTTTTTTCTCATTTGACGAACGCACATCATCGAACAGGCTGTATACGACCCGGTGAACTGCATAGGGATCTTTGATTTTCAGATGATTCACTGCTTTCCTGTCTAAATTCAATACACTGGCAAACATCATTTTCTTCATTTTTCATCCCCTTGTTCGCTGGAATTGTATCGATAAAATTCCTGTGCCCATTGGGCCTTGACTGCCTGTGGATCCCAGTAGAATCTTAACAATTGTTTTAATATCCAGGCATAATCGAGTATCTGGCGGGATTTGCTGTGTATCAGGGAAAACAAAGGCCGAATGATACGGCATACTTCGCTGGTATCATGACAAGCCAATAACCGCCGAAGCTTTGCCCTGGCCTGATTCCCGGCATTGCCATCTTCGTAACAGGATGCGATGCCCTGACCCAAAGTCAATTGCCCCGATTTTTCCGGCTTGGCTTTTGCAATAGCTGCTGCAACAGTGGCATATGGCAGCCGAAGGTATTTTTTTTCAAGATCGATGCCATAAGAAGCCAGGATTTCCCAGCTTTGATATTCAGTGGCAGGATTGTCAGAGCGTTTCAAACGAGCGGCATACCCTTTGTTTTTCAGACACATGTCAATGATGCCAAGAACAAATAGGGTGGGTTTGTCCGGAGGGGGTGCGATGTGGCCTGGATCGGGAGTGTTCATTGTTTTTCCTCCTTTTTCAAATAAGTTGACAAGTTGGGCCGGCATTTTGCCCAGGTTTCCATCTGCCGGGCTGTATCTCTGGGACAGAAATGATCATAAATTCTGTAGATATGTTTTGAAAACTGTTGGCGCAAACGATACCTTTCATCTGCAAATTCGGGATCATCCCCGCATGAATCGATCAATTTTTGAAAATGATTCTCGATTAATTGCCAGAACAGATTGGTTGATTGGGCGGCAAAGCCCTGCCCCAATGTTAATTGTCCCGGTTTTTTAATCTTGGCTTCGAAATATCTGAAAATGCATCCATAAAGAACCGAGGCAATTTTTTCCAGTGCAGCCATCTCAATTTCCAGGCGATTGAACCATATGCTGTTGATCAGTCTCCCAGCCAGCTCCACTTCTGATTCCACAAAATCATCATTACCTGAGACATATTGCTCACCGGCATTACTGCTCACCCGGAGCCCGGCAGACCATACTGCAAAATTTTCATTCACAGCGCCTGCCCTGGGAAGAGATATTCGCAGTTGCATACAGTCGAAATTACCTCGTCCCTGCTTTATAAAACCAAGCAGGGCAGGCAACTGCCGCCAAGGTCTTTTTTCCGGATCGACCCACAGCACCTTGTTTTTATTTCCGCTGGTATCAATAGCTATGCTTGGATCATAGATGCCGTCAAGGTAATTCATATGGGATATGCCCTCGGAATAATGTACCCCGTTCGGAGTGAAGAGGCAGAAACGACACACGGGGATCAACCTCCCCAACAGCGATTTCTTCAATAACTGGGCTACTGGGCAGTCTTCACCTTCTGGCATTTTTTCCCAAGGTGCGGTTCCAAGTCCTCCAGAAAATATGCCAGCCTCTGAAATATTTTCAGCGGTCAACAGATTCAACAAAAGAGTTTGTATCAATGAATTACCTAAAATAAAGTTGTGCATCAATCCCATATGAGCGACTGCCGGACCAGGTTTTCCTGTTGTGGGTTTCCCGTTATCTTTGTTCTTTCCTTTATATGCTTTGGTCAACACCACAGAATTATCAGTTTTCTTACCGCCGAGGGCGGACCCCATCAGGACAAGGAGCAACAACGCTCTGTCTGCATCACCCAACCTCTGTTCTACTTGTGAATTGAACAATACCGTTGTATTGCCGGTCGCAATTTCTGGAATCAGCGCACCCTCGCTTTGTTCCCTTGCCATAGATATTTCCGGCAGTTGTAAAAAAGGTTTTTCACCATACAGAAAAAAACGGTCATGCCACTTTACCAGATAGTTCAGACATTGATCAGCCAAAACTTGGGGAGTCAGTTTTTCCCATTCAAATTCATCTGCCGGGGTTGCCGCTGCCTGGGCAATCGCCAGCAGAAATTTGAATAGGGCTATTTTCTGCAAGGAATTTCCTCCCAGTCGCCGATAGGCCAAATTTGAAAAAAACTGCTCCAAACTAATCCGGCCGATGTCTGCAACAGGAATCCAGGGTTCCTCTATCAAATTAAAACGGTTTTTCATGATTTGATTTCCTTATGTTTGGACATTCGATAACCAAGATCGCTTCGATATTGAATCCGAAATTTGTCGTGTAACGGTGCCCCCTGATAACCGCACAGTTCCCCGGTATCATCAACGATCGCCACACGGAGCAATGCCTCATCATAGGCAGGGTTACCAAGGTAGAGGCAATTACCCAGGCCTGTTTTAAAAAGAGTGTCTTTTTGCAGAGGAATCGGCGCATGATTCGGTTTCACATGAACCATCTGATTCATCAACCTGATTGACATGGACCGCCAAGCTTTTTTTGTCAATCTATGCCGATGCCAAGGCAGGACAACATTTTCTCCATCAATCAACCTCAGATTGGTGGATTGATTGTCTGAATCAAGGGCCATATGCCTCAACAAGAGCACTTCCAGGGTGTCCATTTCGCTGTAACGGGTTTGGGCCTTTGACTCAGGCAGGGTTTTAGCACCTCTGGACAAGGTCATGTGTGCCAGCTGTTCTAAAGACATACGGCCTTTTTTATGCCGGTTACCTGAATTTAATTCTCTCAACAACCTCGCCATAATTCCTGATTCCTCCCTGGTACGATAAGAATCTTCCACAAGACTGCGGATATCTCTGGGAAGAATGATTTCATCCTTATGGCGCCATATCTCGAAACTTCGACAAAGGATGTAGGTGTCATAAATCAAACTGTTAATACCGAATGCCTTACCTGGTTCGGCTTCGACGGCATTTGGATCGGGAATGAGCAGCCATACCTCTCTTTGTGCCACTTTATTTCGCGGGGCTTTATCATGTCTCCACAGCCGACCGATTCTTTGCAGTATCATATCTGTAGGACAGAACCGGGTAATCAAAAAATCTGCATCAATATCCAGAGACTGCTCCAGGACTTGTGTTCCAACCAATATTCTCCCTTTCCGGTTTCTGCTTTTCCAACCGGATTTTCCAAACTGGTTCACCCAGTAATTTTCTTTATCCTGACGATGCATTGCCGTATAACGGGAGTGCAGCAAACCGCATTCTATGCCTGACTCCGCTCCTCTGGCTGCCAGATCCAGATAACAGTTCTGGGCATCAGCAACACTGTTTTCCACCCATAGAATTTGCTGACCCTTGTAAGCCCTTCTTAATGCTTCCTCAATTGCAATTGATTCTTCACACACGGATTGAATCTTCACTGTATACGATTGAGGCGGTTTCACGGAAATTTCCCTGCATCCTGAATTCTTTCCAACCGCAGTAATTAATGGATACCTCATCTCTGATACATCTTGTTGAACCAGTTGTTTTCTGCGTTCCCGACTCAAGGTGGCGCTCAAAATAATCACTGTGCAGTTCAGCGCTTTGAGCAATTCAACCAAGGCATATAAAATAGTCCCAGTATAAAAATCATAGGTGTGCACTTCATCGAGAATCACGACCTTTCCAGCCAGGCCAAATGCCCGAACAAATCCGTGTTTGACATTCATTACCGCCATCAATGCCTGATCGATTGTTCCCACAGAAAAAGGGGCGAGCAACCCGCGTTTGGAGGTGTTGAACCACGTTCCACCCGGCCGGCCGTCTTCTCCCATCTCCGTCTGCTCAAGTATCCAGGCATTGCCATGCAATAAAAGGGCTTTTCGATGAATACATTCAGGTTGGAGGATATTTCTCAAAAACACATTGAACCGATCATATATTTTGTTTGAAGTCAGTTGGGTAGGTAAAGCAAAGTAAATACCGGTAGCCTGCTTTGTAGCAAGCATCTGATATGCTGCATACAGAGCCGCCTCTGTTTTGCCATACCCCATGGGAGCTTCAAAAACATAGAGACCCGGAGCCGATACCGTTTCTATAAACTTTGATTGAAGCGGATAGGGATCAAACTCTTCTGAACCCTCTATTTTGAAAACCGTTTTAAAATTCAATCTCTTCTTCACGAGAGGCGAGACAAATCCAGCATCATCAATAGACCGAGAGATCCGGTCATGCCATTTCTTTTCGGGTTCTTCAAAATAAGCTCCCGAGCCGATCCAGTCCGCCACTGATGTCAAACCGGCAATGAGTCGAGCCTGAACCGGAGATTCAATGACAGGCCAAATGACCTGGAGATAATTTGACAACGCTTCGATCAGTTGCACTCTTTCTTGTTGCCAAGCTTTACCCCCGAACACCTCTCCTTCAGCTTTGGATCCCCTCACCGGTGGACTGTAACCATGGTGCTGGCCCACAATTTCAGGAATATATTTGCCCACATTCATGTCTGACAGAGAAATTTGACTTGTTCCGGCATGCCCCCCCCAATTACGCTCCAGCTGAGAGGAAATTTTTTCGAGAGCAGGACAGAGGCCGTGAAGATTATCATCAATATTGTCAAATATTTTTTTCTGAAAAGTAGGGCTTACTTTACCCACATCATGGGAACCGGCGATCAGTTCAACCCCTTTGGGATAGATGGCTGCCGTTGAGTCTGGTAACCGGTTGATCAATTCTCTTGCGATTTCAGAGACTATCAGACAATGCTCTAAAACAGTCCGACCAGATGTAGTTTTTCCTGTAGGACACGTGTAGGTTTTGGCTAAGCATTTTGAGTAGGGGATGGACAAGATCGATTGGTCCTGTTCAGTATGATGTAGTTTCCCCTTTTTTAAGCGAATCATAAAGATTCCTTGTTATTTAAATCATTTAATATCGGTTATTCTCAGCCTCTCAATTAATTGTCTGATGTGTTGTATCTCTTCTGTGTCAGTAGCCTTGGTTTCAGCAGTGAGCAGCAGATCAAAAAACCGGCCGTTGGGGGTGAGGCAGCGGCGGGAGGCATCCGGTTCTATGGGGCCGTTGGCAGCGTAAAAATCTTTTATTTGGGTATCAAGGGTATTTCTGGTGGGATCGGAGATCAGATCCAGCTCGTGGAGCCGGTAGAGAAAGGTCTGGGCAGACACACCGAACCGGTGTTTGATACGAAGGAGAAGGTCCCAGGACCAGGCATCTCTGGATACGCCCAGCTGGCCGACCGTGGCGCGCACGGCAGGTTCGGGCATCAGAAAGGTGGAAGCAAAGCGTCCGGCGGCACGGGCCGGGTTGATGGGCCGGCCGGTATCCTCTTCAGATGGGGGGAACAAAGGGGTTTTCCGGCGGTTCATCTGGTTGGACACCAGGATGCTGCCCAGTTCTCTGGCAAGGGAGAACAGCTGTTTTTCCGTATTGTTCCGGGCGTTGATAAAAAAGAAGGCATTGTGAAATGCGGGTTCGTAAAATGAGACGGATTCCATTGAGGCAGCGCCCCGGGGAAAGGGAAAGAGGATGACCCGCAGTCCCGCGTTTTCAAACAGCTCAAGATAGTCAAACACCACGGCATCGCCCGTGGCCAGATAAGTGCGCATCCGGGCCGCCAGCGTTTCCATGCCCGGATAGTCGGGATCAAACGGGATGGACAGGGGCACGGTGGCATGTTTGGGCACCCGGCAGATATCTTCCAGGGCATGGAACGCGGCCATGATCTCCCGGCAGGCATTCATGAGGACTGCGGCAAGGGGGGCCGGTGCCGGATCCAGTGAAATGAAACAGGTATCCGTAGTTTCCGTGGTTGCCACGGGGGCCTGGTGGATGGGATCCGGGGAGAACAGGGTGTCCACGGGCACATTGAAAGCCGTGGACAGTTGATAGATCACCATGGCTGACGGCAGATTGATGCCTCTTTCGATGCGGCCCAGGGCCACTTTGTGAATATCGATGCGGGAAGACAGATCTTCCAGGGTCCAGTTTCTGGACCGTCTTAGAAATCGAATGTTTCTGCCTATGAAAGAGAGATCAGCAGTCATGATGGATTAAAAAACCATATAGATTTTTTCTTGTCAAGAAATATTGTTTATTTGGTAATAAAAAAATGAAATCATATCAAGATGACTGTTTTGGTTGAACTGGCCGGGCTTTGTCATTTTCGAAAATCCAGGGCCTCTGCATTGTCCTTGATGATATTTCCACTGGTTGATTCAATCAATTTGTTTTCCCCTCACATGCAACTATTCGAAATTATAGAATAGTTGTCTTCGGCTGATTCATTTCTCTTTCATACCCATTTTTCAAAGGGCTGATAATCAGTGGACACTTCTGCTTTCGGATGAATTTCTGGAAAAGAAAAGAGGACTTTCGTTTTTTAAAGTTGTTCGAGCGAATGCGATTGTTAAGGCTTTTTTTCAGGATTCTGTCTATTGTCAAAAACCGAATGAAGAACTATTTCATTTTCTTCGACTGTATAAAACACAGTAAATGGAAATCGTCTAACCACACAACCTCTGAAGTTTAGATAATGAATTCTGTACATTGCATAATTTTCAATGATTGATTTTACAGCGATTTCTACACAATCCAAAAAATCAAAACCCAGTCCCCGTCTTTGCCTTTCATACCATGCAAATGCGAGGTCCAAATCATCCATAGCTCTGTCTGTATAACGCAGTTTCATTTGTATTTATCGCGCAGACCCTTGTGCACCGACTTCCAATCATGCAATTCCAAGCTTCCTTGCTTATATTCTTCATATCTTTTTTTCAGTTCCCGCTTTTGCCATTCAGGCATGGGTATTTCAGAATTGCTGGCGGCAATGGCATCCCAAATATCTTCAACAAGAAGCAACTTTTCAGATAGCTCCAGCCTGCTGATTTCATCTTTGATTTGATCTGGTCTCATTTGATCACCTTAAAAATGTACTGGCCCAAGTGGGCAAGAAGAATTTATCATCATTTTGATAACATTGATTTTTCCAGAACACAACAAGAACCTTCAATGGTTCATAAATTCAGTGATGCCTGGTGTTCTGCTGAAGGCTGATCCTGACCGGAACCTGTTTCGCCTGACTGAGGATAAAAAACCATTTGAAATTTTATTCCGGCATAGTACAAATACAGGGTGATTATTTCCATGACATTTGATCCGGCATTTGATTTTTTTCTGGCGAAACGCCATAAAGGAAGGGATCTGGCATATCCGTTGACCCGCAGCGCATCGGTCAAGGATATCATCGAGTCTTCAGGGGTTCCCCATACCGAGGTGGGAAGGATCTGTTTCAATGATCAGGATATTGATTTTTCCTTTATTCCGGATACGCCGGGAAAACTGGATATTCATGCCGTGGATGCGCCGTTTGACGTGGGTTCCCCGTCTTTGCTGCGGCCGGAACCCCTGGACCGGGTCCGGTTCGTCGCGGATGTGAATGTGCTCAAACTGGGGCGGCTGCTCATTCTGCTGGGATTTGACGTGGCCTGTTCTTCATCGTTTTCAGATCAGGAGATCGCAGATCTGTCGCAATCTGAATCCCGCATTGTCCTGACCCGGGACACCACGCTGCTGAAGCGCAAAAAAATTGTGTTTGCCCGAAGAATCCGGTCCAATCTTCCCTATGACCAGGTGGTGGAGGTGATGGATTTTTTCGGACTCCGGGATCAGACCGCGTTTTTTTCCCGGTGCACCCAATGCAACCAGCCCCTGAAGAAAGTGGCCAAAACCGATATTCTTCACCGGCTGGAACCCAAAACCAGAAAATATTTTTTTGATTTTTTCCAATGCCCGACGTGTGGGAAAGTGTTCTGGAAAGGCTCCCATTATGAAGCCATGAAAAAAACATTCACCTCTCATGGCCTGAAAGATCCCGACAAATGATAAAAGCAAAAGCAGTCCGGTCTCCGCTTAACACTGAAAACTTAACACTTAACACTTTTATCTAAAGGAGATACACACCCCGCCCATGTTCCTCCCCACATTTACCACGGTTTTTTCCGCTGTTTTCCAGTTGTTTATCATTTCGGCTGTTGCCGGGGTCCTGGTGCGCACAAAGATTGTGTCCCAGACCCATATTCAGGCCCTGTCCGCTGTGACTGTCAATATTTTTCTGCCCTGTCTGATCGTGGTCAAGACCGTGAGCCAGTTTGATCCGTCCGGGTTTGCCCAATGGTGGATTTTGCCGCTGTCCGGGGTCCTGATCAGTCTGGCCGGGCTGGGGATGGCATTTGCGCTGTTCGGCCGCAGACCGGAAAAACGGGCGTATATCTCCATGGCCAGTTTTCAGAACGCCATCTATATTGTGCTGCCCATCGGACAGCTGGTGTTTCCGGACCAGTTCGACCGGCTGGCCCTGTATTGTTTTCTGCTGATCCTGGGCCTGTCTCCCATCATGTGGAGCGTGGGCAAGGTGCTGATCAGCGGGGACAAGGATGCCGCCATCCGGTGGCAGGATTTTGTCACTCCGCCCCTGGTGGCGACCCTGGCCGCCATCTTTCTGGTGGTATCCGGCACATCCGCGGCCATACCGGATAGCCTGTTGTCTGCCATGGACCTGCTGGGCCAGGCCACCGTGCCTTTGGCCGTGTTTATTTTGGGCGCCACCCTGGGCGGCATTTCTTTGAAAGACATGCCGCCGTTTGCCGATGTGATCCGGGTCACAGGGGTTAAATTCATTCTGATGCCGGCAGCCGCCTTTGCCGTGATGTATGGGCTGGGGCTTTATCAGAGTATGCCGCTGTTTTGCAGCGTCATCATCCTCCAGACATCGTCCCCGCCGGCCACCAACCTGATTCTCATGGTGAGAAACTATGGGGGGGATGCCCGGTCCGTTGCCAGCATGATGCTGCTCCAGTATCTGGTGTGCATCCTGGCCATGCCGCTGTGGCTGTCTTTGTGGCAGACATTCACCCGCTGATGTTGGCGGGTTTTCTTTTGCATTACACCCGGTTTTGCCGTATCATGAATTTGTCACGTATACAGAAAATAAATCAAAGGATCTGTTCATCATGAAAAATCTTATGATCTGTTTTTCAGCCGGGTGTATCGGCGGTCTGGCCAACAGCCTTGTGGTATGGCAGTTTGGAGAAAACGGGGTTGCCCAGTGGCTGGGCGTATCCATTGCACCGGCCCTGACACCTTCGTGGCTGTATCCGAGAATCGTGTGGGGCGGCATCTGGGGATTGGTGTTCATCCTTCCGTTTTTAAAATCCCGGTATATGCTCAAAGGCAGTCTGCTGAGTCTTTTTCCCACAGCGGTTCAGCTTTTTTATATTTTTCCTTATGTGAGCGGCAAAGGATTTGCCGGCATGGATCTTGGCATGTGGACTCCCGGTCTGGTGGTTGTTTACAACTGGGTCTGGGGAATTGTCACGGCCGTATCTATCCGGTTTTCAAGGTAAGCCTGAAAAAGAGGGGCGGCGGTTATGATCCGGATAATATGTCATGGACCTTTCCGGCAATGTCCTGCATGGAAAACGGCTTCTGGATAAACGATGTCTGCTGGATCTCCCCGGCCTGCCCGGCAATGATATTGTCCGTGTAGCCGGACATGAACAACAGCCGGATTTTTGGGAAAAGTGCCGTCATCTGCCGGGCCAGGTCCCGGCCGTTCATTTCCGGCATGACCATATCCGTGATGAGCAGGTGAATTTTGCCGTGGCGGGTTTTGGCCAGATCCAGGGCCGCTTTGGGAGATGTTTCCGTCAATACCGTGTATTTCAGTTGTTCAAGCATGGTTTCAAGCAGTTCCAGTATGGCGGTTTCATCCTCCACCACCAGTATGGTCTCCCCGTTGCCCGCAGGAATATTTTCGGGGGACTCTTTTTTCGGGGTCACAACAACATCCTTGTACCGGGGCAGGAAAATATCGAATGTGGCGCCTTTTTCCGGCCGGGAATCCACATGAATGAACCCCTGGTTTTGTTTGACAATGCCATACACCGTGGACAATCCTAAGCCCGTGCCTTTTCCCACTTCCTTGGTGGTGAAAAAAGGATCAAACAGATTGTCCAGGGTATGCTGATCCATGCCGCATCCGTCGTCGGTCACGCGCAGCCGCACGAATTCGCCCGGAATGACCCCTGAAAGATCAGAATCCTCCTGTTCATAAAATACTTTTGTTTCTGTTTTTATGGTGATATGCCCCACATCCTTGATGGCATCCCGGGCGTTCACGCACAGGTTGGCCATAATCTGGTGGATCTGGGAGGGATCCATTTGCACGGCCCCGGTGTTGTCACCGGGTTCCCACACCAGATCGATGTCCTCACCCAAAAGCCGGCGCAGCATCGTCAGCATGCCTTCCACGGTCTGGTTCAGATCCAGTACCCGGGGGGAAATGGTCTGTTTTCTGGCAAATGCCAGCAGCTGCCGGGTGATGTCTGCCGAGTGTGTGGCCGCATTTCGGATCTGCTGCACATGGTTGTACAAGGGTGCGGCGGAATCGAGTTTATCCAGTGCCAGGTCCGCGTGCCCGAGAATCACATTGAGCATGTTGTTGAAATCATGGGCTATCCCGCCCGCCAGCCGCCCGATGGACTCCATTTTCTGTGTCTGTAAAAGCTGCAATTCCAGGTGGTGTTTTTCCGTTACATCCAGCAGAAAGCCCCGGATATGATCCAGGCGGCCGTTTTCATCAAACACGGCGGCCGCGTTTTCAATGAGATGAATCAGGCTGCCGTCGGTTTTCCTGAATTTGGTTTCATAGGCAGACACTTTCCTTTTTTCAACCAGAGTATCCAGAAATTGCCTGCGTTCCTCA
Above is a window of Desulfotignum balticum DSM 7044 DNA encoding:
- a CDS encoding ATP-binding protein gives rise to the protein MIRKNDTAVAAILLVVLFGTLVFIHEVRVREKAHQGIAVHAGIVANALWNHNKEGVSQYLMLAAKLENYASVMVMDTRGNVFQKVSGTSAGILDRFFSPLKLVPRQTLVSPVRYDDKIIGTLQAVWVCDTIYFDAMLLVILVMVFVIFLLYTRVVNEKKMLENRVTHRTGELSELNKHLQKEIEEHKAAKQALEKSEERYRAYFEENIAGAYISTPLGRLIDCNRKYLDIFGFENKYQALNSPITDIYSRREERRQFLDTLVEKRKVSAYETKFRKTDGSLIHLIENAAAVFDENGRLDHIRGFLLDVTEKHHLELQLLQTQKMESIGRLAGGIAHDFNNMLNVILGHADLALDKLDSAAPLYNHVQQIRNAATHSADITRQLLAFARKQTISPRVLDLNQTVEGMLTMLRRLLGEDIDLVWEPGDNTGAVQMDPSQIHQIMANLCVNARDAIKDVGHITIKTETKVFYEQEDSDLSGVIPGEFVRLRVTDDGCGMDQHTLDNLFDPFFTTKEVGKGTGLGLSTVYGIVKQNQGFIHVDSRPEKGATFDIFLPRYKDVVVTPKKESPENIPAGNGETILVVEDETAILELLETMLEQLKYTVLTETSPKAALDLAKTRHGKIHLLITDMVMPEMNGRDLARQMTALFPKIRLLFMSGYTDNIIAGQAGEIQQTSFIQKPFSMQDIAGKVHDILSGS